Proteins from a single region of Nomia melanderi isolate GNS246 chromosome 9, iyNomMela1, whole genome shotgun sequence:
- the AP-1sigma gene encoding AP-1 complex subunit sigma-2: MMQFMLLFSRQGKLRLQKWYVAHPDKLKKKITRELITTILARKPKMSSFLEWKDVKVVYKRYASLYFCCAIEQNDNELLTLEIIHRYVELLDKYFGSVCELDIIFNFEKAYFILDELLVGGEIQETSKKNVLKAIASQDLLQEDETPQGFFEDHGLG, translated from the exons atg ATGCAATTTATGTTATTATTCAGTCGCCAAGGAAAGTTGCGTTTACAAAAGTGGTATGTGGCACATCCTGATAAATTGAAGAAGAAAATTACAAGGGAATTGATTACAACAATATTAGCACGAAAACCTAAAATGTCAAGCTTCTTAGAATGGAAGGATGTTAAAGTTGTTTATAAAAG ATATGcaagtttatatttttgttgtgCAATAGAGCAAAACGATAATGAATTACTTACCTTAGAAATTATACATCGTTATGTTGAATTGCTGGATAAATATTTTGGAAGT GTATGCGAAttagatataatttttaacTTTGAAAAAGCATACTTTATCTTAGATGAACTATTGGTTGGTGGCGAGATTCAAGAGACTAGCAAAAAGAATGTATTAAAAGCCATTGCATCTCAGGATTTACTACAGGAG GATGAGACTCCACAAGGATTCTTTGAGGACCATGGTTTGGGATAA
- the LOC116434031 gene encoding uncharacterized protein LOC116434031 isoform X1 — translation MLQLNAIVCIMSTKFTSRLYWRFTTLFSSNSMRSASEFSTMALKQNHVLPSSIKHVTYQKNFETLKEKVLSSLISKLSNTSIIHKLQQANNIDELLKLINVPNLTEAEISTVMKAIISWVNENNKANTDKENKIENVNNRTDPKYEKATSKNNLKTSIDDSLLKYKDLSTSSMIQEVLKLAKEKKRQIKELNYLLEGIRKFNEKINVHDCSSLLYSMATLKYIDMELCNLISETLIKNIYISNITVTRSVLYSMAKLRYKNVKFLKHICQLIINSGQLYPTHILNIIQSLAMLGFVSKETDTVIKRYLPVVTIDLLGIDNWLNFVWCLVLLNNVQKSHIASVLSNEFIRTLFTADAQKDVLQQIKLLNINGAAKYLATDYDGPLLEKDIIQNEVAAYSKEKQKYVLKLEKTLNFMSQSQNCFRSSVNTGMGFLLDAECYVNSNFNFVDLNTAKNDKINKLAIIINDYNAYCHGNEDTNGIVKFQKRLLNHSGYKVISISYKHFGLEDNLVKLTSLLTSRIKVS, via the exons ATGTTACAACTTAATGCAATTGTTTGCATTATGAGTACAAAATTCACATCTCGATTATATTGGCGATTTACTACATTGTTTTCTTCAAACTCAATGAGAAGTGCATCAGAATTTAGTACTATGGCTCTTAAG CAAAACCATGTGTTACCATCAAGTATAAAACATGTGACCTATCAGAAAAATTTCGAGACACTGAAAGAAAAGGTGCTAAGCTCTTTAATATCTAAGCTATCTAATACATCAATAATTCATAAACTTCAACAAGCTAATAATATTGATGAGTTGTTGAAACTTATAAATGTACCAAATTTGACTGAAGCTGAAATTTCGACAGTAATGAAAGCTATTATATCTTGGGTAAATGAAAACAATAAGGCTAACacagataaagaaaataaaattgaaaatgtaaataacagGACTGATCCTAAATATGAGAAAGCaacatcaaaaaataatttaaagaccTCAATAGATGActctttattgaaatataaggATCTTTCTACCTCTTCAATGATCCAG GAAGTATTAAAATTagcaaaagaaaagaagagacaaATTAAAGAACTAAACTATTTGCTTGAGggtattagaaaatttaatgaaaagataaatgtACATGATTGTTCAAGCTTATTGTATAGTATGGCCACTTTGAAATATATTGATATG GAACTTTGTAATCTCATTAGTGAAActcttataaaaaatatctatatatcGAATATCACTGTAACGAGATCTGTTCTATACTCTATGGCAAAGCttagatataaaaatgtaaaatttttaaagcaTATTTGTCAACTTATCATTAATAGTGGACAGTTATACCCtacacatattttaaatattatacaatcattAGCTATGTTAGGCTTTGTTTCAAAAGAAACAGATACAGTCATAAAG AGATACCTGCCAGTAGTAACGATAGATTTATTGGGAATTGATAATTGGTTAAATTTTGTCTGGTGCTTAGTTCTACtaaataatgtacaaaaatcaCATATTGCATCTGTATTAAGTAATGAATTTATCAGGACATTGTTTACTGCAG ATGCACAGAAAGATGTATTAcagcaaataaaattattaaatatcaatggtGCAGCAAAATACTTGGCCACAGATTATGATG GACCTTTACTTGAAAAAGATATAATTCAAAATGAAGTAGCAGCATACTCcaaagagaaacagaaatatGTCCTTAAATTGGAAAAAACCTTAAACTTTATGTCACAATCGCAAAATTGTTTCCGGTCAAGTGTAAATACAGGGATGGGTTTTCTATTGG ATGCTGAGTGCTatgtaaattctaattttaactTTGTTGACCTAAATACtgcaaaaaatgataaaataaacaa ATTggctataataataaatgattataatGCCTATTGTCATGGAAATGAGGATACTAATGGCATAGTTAAATTCCAAAAAAGATTATTAAACCACAGTGGATATAAAGTGATATcaatttcttataaacatttTGGTCTAGAAGACAATCTTGTTAAACTTACATCTCTTTTAACATCCCGCATTAAAGTATCGtaa
- the LOC116434031 gene encoding uncharacterized protein LOC116434031 isoform X2 — MLQLNAIVCIMSTKFTSRLYWRFTTLFSSNSMRSASEFSTMALKQNHVLPSSIKHVTYQKNFETLKEKVLSSLISKLSNTSIIHKLQQANNIDELLKLINVPNLTEAEISTVMKAIISWVNENNKANTDKENKIENVNNRTDPKYEKATSKNNLKTSIDDSLLKYKDLSTSSMIQEVLKLAKEKKRQIKELNYLLEGIRKFNEKINVHDCSSLLYSMATLKYIDMRYLPVVTIDLLGIDNWLNFVWCLVLLNNVQKSHIASVLSNEFIRTLFTADAQKDVLQQIKLLNINGAAKYLATDYDGPLLEKDIIQNEVAAYSKEKQKYVLKLEKTLNFMSQSQNCFRSSVNTGMGFLLDAECYVNSNFNFVDLNTAKNDKINKLAIIINDYNAYCHGNEDTNGIVKFQKRLLNHSGYKVISISYKHFGLEDNLVKLTSLLTSRIKVS, encoded by the exons ATGTTACAACTTAATGCAATTGTTTGCATTATGAGTACAAAATTCACATCTCGATTATATTGGCGATTTACTACATTGTTTTCTTCAAACTCAATGAGAAGTGCATCAGAATTTAGTACTATGGCTCTTAAG CAAAACCATGTGTTACCATCAAGTATAAAACATGTGACCTATCAGAAAAATTTCGAGACACTGAAAGAAAAGGTGCTAAGCTCTTTAATATCTAAGCTATCTAATACATCAATAATTCATAAACTTCAACAAGCTAATAATATTGATGAGTTGTTGAAACTTATAAATGTACCAAATTTGACTGAAGCTGAAATTTCGACAGTAATGAAAGCTATTATATCTTGGGTAAATGAAAACAATAAGGCTAACacagataaagaaaataaaattgaaaatgtaaataacagGACTGATCCTAAATATGAGAAAGCaacatcaaaaaataatttaaagaccTCAATAGATGActctttattgaaatataaggATCTTTCTACCTCTTCAATGATCCAG GAAGTATTAAAATTagcaaaagaaaagaagagacaaATTAAAGAACTAAACTATTTGCTTGAGggtattagaaaatttaatgaaaagataaatgtACATGATTGTTCAAGCTTATTGTATAGTATGGCCACTTTGAAATATATTGATATG AGATACCTGCCAGTAGTAACGATAGATTTATTGGGAATTGATAATTGGTTAAATTTTGTCTGGTGCTTAGTTCTACtaaataatgtacaaaaatcaCATATTGCATCTGTATTAAGTAATGAATTTATCAGGACATTGTTTACTGCAG ATGCACAGAAAGATGTATTAcagcaaataaaattattaaatatcaatggtGCAGCAAAATACTTGGCCACAGATTATGATG GACCTTTACTTGAAAAAGATATAATTCAAAATGAAGTAGCAGCATACTCcaaagagaaacagaaatatGTCCTTAAATTGGAAAAAACCTTAAACTTTATGTCACAATCGCAAAATTGTTTCCGGTCAAGTGTAAATACAGGGATGGGTTTTCTATTGG ATGCTGAGTGCTatgtaaattctaattttaactTTGTTGACCTAAATACtgcaaaaaatgataaaataaacaa ATTggctataataataaatgattataatGCCTATTGTCATGGAAATGAGGATACTAATGGCATAGTTAAATTCCAAAAAAGATTATTAAACCACAGTGGATATAAAGTGATATcaatttcttataaacatttTGGTCTAGAAGACAATCTTGTTAAACTTACATCTCTTTTAACATCCCGCATTAAAGTATCGtaa